One part of the Anaeromyxobacter sp. Fw109-5 genome encodes these proteins:
- the larA gene encoding nickel-dependent lactate racemase produces the protein MRVHLQYGREGLDVEIPSHRVRVVEPTFVPGLPDEAASFTEAVRRPIGGKPLRECVAARERLAVVIPDITRPLPTDRLLRWLFAELEHVPPEHVVIVNGTGSHRANTPDELRAMAGADVLARHRVVNHDAHDPRTLAPVGTTRDGLPVSMARAYVEADRRIVLGFIEPHFMAGFSGGYKGVFPAVADIAAVMHYHRAEVIGHPRSTWGVLEGNPTQEQIRWNGALLPVDFLVNVTLNRRRQVTRFFCGEVAAAHSAGCAFAKETAMVRCDRPFPIVVTTNAGYPLDQNLYQAVKGMHAAMQIVEQDGLIVAASRCNDGFPAHGNFKRLLFEHPTPRALLDTIAAPGFSMYDQWEAQLLAIVALRARVGLKSELAPDDVRRAYLEPVEEVGARMAAELRVRGDVPIAVLPEGPLTIPYLG, from the coding sequence ATGAGGGTCCATCTGCAGTACGGGCGCGAGGGCCTCGACGTGGAGATCCCGTCGCACCGCGTCCGGGTCGTCGAGCCGACGTTCGTTCCCGGCCTCCCGGACGAGGCGGCGTCGTTCACGGAGGCGGTGCGCAGGCCGATCGGCGGCAAGCCGCTGCGGGAGTGCGTCGCCGCGCGCGAGCGCCTGGCGGTCGTCATCCCGGACATCACCCGGCCGCTGCCCACCGATCGTCTGCTGCGCTGGCTCTTCGCCGAGCTCGAGCACGTCCCGCCGGAGCACGTCGTCATCGTGAACGGGACCGGCTCGCACCGCGCCAACACGCCCGACGAGCTGCGCGCGATGGCCGGCGCCGACGTGCTGGCGCGTCATCGCGTGGTGAACCACGACGCGCACGATCCCCGCACGCTCGCGCCCGTGGGGACGACCCGGGACGGCTTGCCCGTGTCGATGGCGCGCGCGTACGTGGAGGCCGACCGCCGCATCGTGCTGGGCTTCATCGAGCCGCACTTCATGGCGGGGTTCTCCGGCGGCTACAAGGGGGTGTTCCCCGCCGTGGCGGACATCGCCGCGGTCATGCACTACCACCGGGCCGAGGTCATCGGGCATCCGAGGAGCACGTGGGGCGTGCTCGAGGGGAACCCGACGCAGGAGCAGATCCGCTGGAACGGCGCGCTGCTCCCGGTGGACTTCCTCGTGAACGTGACCCTGAACCGGAGGCGGCAGGTGACGCGCTTCTTCTGCGGCGAGGTCGCGGCGGCGCACTCGGCCGGCTGCGCGTTCGCGAAGGAGACCGCCATGGTGCGCTGCGACCGGCCCTTCCCGATCGTCGTCACCACGAACGCGGGGTACCCCCTCGACCAGAACCTCTATCAGGCCGTGAAGGGCATGCACGCGGCGATGCAGATCGTCGAGCAGGACGGCCTCATCGTCGCGGCCTCGCGGTGCAACGACGGGTTCCCGGCGCACGGAAACTTCAAGCGGCTGCTCTTCGAGCATCCCACGCCGCGGGCGCTGCTCGACACCATCGCCGCGCCGGGCTTCTCCATGTACGACCAGTGGGAGGCGCAGCTCCTGGCGATCGTCGCGCTGAGGGCGCGCGTCGGCCTGAAGAGCGAGCTCGCGCCCGACGACGTCCGGCGCGCCTATCTCGAGCCGGTCGAGGAGGTCGGGGCACGGATGGCCGCCGAGCTCCGGGTCCGCGGCGACGTGCCGATCGCGGTCCTGCCCGAGGGCCCCCTGACGATCCCGTACCTCGGGTGA
- a CDS encoding anti-sigma factor, with product MTTAPVPDLSCRELVELVTDYLEGSLPADERTRFELHLTYCAWCRTYLAQMRQILERAGELTEASLAPEARDALLATFRDWKKDPGESA from the coding sequence ATGACGACCGCCCCGGTCCCGGACCTGTCCTGCCGTGAGCTCGTCGAGCTCGTGACGGACTACCTCGAGGGGAGCCTGCCCGCCGACGAGCGGACCCGCTTCGAGCTGCACCTCACCTACTGCGCCTGGTGCCGCACCTACCTCGCGCAGATGCGGCAGATCCTAGAGCGCGCCGGCGAGCTCACCGAGGCGTCGCTCGCGCCCGAGGCGCGCGACGCGCTGCTCGCGACGTTCCGTGACTGGAAGAAGGATCCGGGAGAGAGCGCGTGA
- a CDS encoding RNA polymerase sigma factor, translated as MEPPRAAGAVGLAGEAEELAALRAGDERAFLALVNRHHAAMVRVAASYVRSRAVAEEVVQETWVGVLGGLHLFEGRSSLKSWIFSILVNRAKARGLKEARSVPLSSLASDEEDAPAVSPDRFRGEEDRWAGHWAEPPEPWPDARVESSELVALVAEALETLPPSQRTVMSLRDVDGWEASEVCELMGISEVNQRVLLHRARSKVRAYVEERLGREGAP; from the coding sequence ATGGAGCCACCGAGGGCGGCCGGAGCGGTCGGGCTCGCGGGCGAGGCGGAGGAGCTCGCCGCGCTCCGCGCCGGCGACGAACGGGCGTTCCTCGCGCTGGTGAACCGCCATCACGCCGCGATGGTGCGCGTCGCGGCGAGCTACGTGCGCAGCCGGGCGGTCGCGGAGGAGGTCGTCCAGGAGACGTGGGTCGGCGTGCTGGGCGGCCTCCACCTCTTCGAGGGCCGCTCGTCGCTCAAGTCCTGGATCTTCAGCATCCTCGTGAACCGCGCGAAGGCGCGGGGCCTGAAGGAGGCGCGCTCCGTCCCGCTCTCGTCGCTCGCCTCGGACGAGGAGGACGCGCCGGCGGTCTCGCCCGATCGCTTCCGGGGTGAGGAGGACCGCTGGGCCGGACACTGGGCGGAGCCGCCCGAGCCCTGGCCCGACGCGCGCGTCGAGTCGAGCGAGCTCGTCGCGCTCGTGGCGGAGGCGCTCGAGACGCTGCCGCCCTCTCAGCGCACGGTGATGTCGCTGCGCGACGTGGACGGCTGGGAGGCCTCCGAGGTGTGCGAGCTGATGGGCATCTCGGAGGTGAACCAGCGGGTGCTGCTCCACCGCGCGCGCTCGAAGGTGCGCGCCTACGTCGAGGAGCGGCTCGGCCGGGAGGGCGCCCCATGA
- a CDS encoding NAD(P)/FAD-dependent oxidoreductase has product MDLDAIVIGSGQAGVPLATRLAKHGRKVLLAERADLGGTCINTGCTPTKTLVASARAAHVARSARRLGVRVDSVAVDFPAVIARKDAIVRRWQEGIARRLADAGENLRLVRGEARLVGERTVEIAGERHRAATVILNVGGRPIEPPIPGLGGVPWLDNRRVMELPELPSHLVVVGGGYIGCELAQAYRRFGADVTVIEPGKHLLGNGDPEVSEAIEGVFRDEGVALLLDARAEAVSRDGGRLTVRLSTGRTVTGSHLLVATGRRPNTDDLGAEAAGVKLDGRGFVEVDDHYRSSAPGIYAVGDCAGGPQFTHAAWDDHRLLFDVLMGKPGRGRKDRLVPYTAYTDPQVAGVGLTERAARDQGVEYEVATLPFENIARAIETDEKAGLLKILVDPATERILGASIVGAEAGELIHVFAALMQAGATARAVVDMEAVHPSLAEGLQSVVMALPRYALS; this is encoded by the coding sequence ATGGACCTCGACGCGATCGTCATCGGGAGCGGGCAGGCGGGGGTGCCGCTCGCCACGCGCCTCGCGAAGCACGGCCGGAAGGTGCTCCTCGCCGAGCGCGCGGACCTCGGCGGCACGTGCATCAACACGGGCTGCACCCCCACGAAGACGCTCGTCGCGAGCGCTCGCGCCGCGCACGTCGCGCGCAGCGCGCGGCGCCTCGGAGTCCGCGTCGACTCGGTCGCGGTCGACTTCCCCGCCGTCATCGCGCGGAAGGACGCCATCGTCCGCCGGTGGCAGGAGGGCATCGCGCGGCGCCTCGCCGACGCCGGCGAGAACCTCCGGCTCGTCCGTGGCGAGGCGCGCCTCGTCGGCGAGCGAACGGTGGAGATCGCGGGCGAGCGGCACCGCGCCGCGACCGTGATCCTGAACGTCGGCGGACGGCCGATCGAGCCCCCCATCCCCGGCCTCGGCGGCGTGCCCTGGCTCGACAACCGGCGCGTGATGGAGCTGCCGGAGCTGCCCTCGCACCTCGTCGTCGTGGGAGGAGGCTACATCGGCTGCGAGCTCGCCCAGGCGTACCGCCGCTTCGGCGCGGACGTCACCGTCATCGAGCCCGGCAAGCACCTGCTCGGCAACGGGGATCCCGAGGTCTCCGAGGCGATCGAGGGCGTCTTCCGGGACGAGGGCGTCGCGCTCCTGCTCGACGCGCGCGCCGAGGCGGTCTCGCGGGACGGGGGGCGCCTCACGGTCCGGCTCTCCACCGGGCGCACGGTGACGGGCTCGCACCTGCTCGTCGCCACCGGCCGGCGGCCCAACACCGACGACCTCGGCGCCGAGGCGGCCGGGGTGAAGCTCGACGGCCGCGGCTTCGTCGAGGTGGACGATCACTATCGGTCGAGCGCGCCGGGGATCTACGCCGTGGGCGACTGCGCGGGCGGTCCGCAGTTCACGCACGCGGCGTGGGACGATCACCGGCTGCTGTTCGACGTGCTCATGGGCAAGCCCGGGCGCGGCCGGAAGGACCGACTGGTCCCGTACACCGCGTACACGGATCCGCAGGTCGCGGGGGTGGGGCTCACGGAGCGCGCCGCCAGGGACCAGGGCGTCGAGTACGAGGTCGCCACGCTGCCGTTCGAGAACATCGCGCGCGCGATCGAGACCGACGAGAAGGCCGGCCTCCTCAAGATCCTCGTCGATCCGGCCACCGAGCGGATCCTGGGGGCGTCGATCGTCGGGGCCGAGGCAGGCGAGCTCATCCACGTCTTCGCGGCGCTCATGCAGGCCGGCGCGACGGCCCGCGCGGTGGTGGACATGGAGGCCGTCCACCCCTCGCTCGCCGAGGGGCTCCAGTCCGTGGTCATGGCGCTCCCGCGGTACGCCCTGTCGTGA
- a CDS encoding anti-sigma factor, translating into MSRAPPPAAGEPGELPGELACRELVELVTEYLEGALAPSERTRFELHLAVCPGCTEHLRHLRATLRAAGRLSEEALAGDARERLLRAFRDGRRGPPGAA; encoded by the coding sequence GTGAGCCGAGCCCCGCCGCCCGCGGCCGGCGAGCCCGGCGAGCTCCCCGGCGAGCTGGCCTGCCGCGAGCTCGTCGAGCTCGTGACCGAATACCTCGAGGGCGCGCTCGCGCCCAGCGAGCGCACCCGGTTCGAGCTGCACCTCGCCGTCTGCCCCGGGTGCACGGAGCACCTCCGCCACCTCCGCGCCACGCTGCGCGCCGCGGGGCGGCTCTCCGAGGAGGCGCTCGCCGGCGACGCCCGCGAGCGCCTGCTGCGCGCCTTCCGCGATGGGAGACGCGGGCCCCCGGGCGCGGCGTGA
- a CDS encoding RNA polymerase sigma factor translates to MEAYVAGDAGAFERLFRSLAPSVHGFFVRSVGNGAVAEDLLQTTFLKLHGARGSWRRGEPLRPWVFTIAGRVRIDWLRQQGREDHGSDAEELADPAASPEGAEDAVLAGERAGRVKAALDRLPEVQRVVVYLHRYEDLSFAEIGEVLGISEGAAKLRAFRAYGQLRVALADLVREDSP, encoded by the coding sequence ATGGAGGCCTATGTCGCGGGTGACGCGGGAGCGTTCGAGCGGCTGTTCCGCTCGCTCGCTCCGTCGGTCCACGGCTTCTTCGTGCGCTCGGTGGGGAACGGCGCGGTGGCGGAGGACCTCCTGCAGACCACCTTCCTGAAGCTCCACGGGGCCCGGGGGAGCTGGCGGCGGGGAGAGCCGCTCCGCCCGTGGGTCTTCACCATCGCGGGACGGGTTCGCATCGACTGGCTGAGACAGCAGGGGCGCGAGGACCACGGGAGCGACGCGGAGGAGCTCGCCGACCCCGCCGCGAGCCCGGAGGGCGCGGAGGACGCCGTCCTGGCGGGCGAGCGTGCCGGCCGCGTGAAGGCGGCCCTCGACCGCCTCCCCGAGGTCCAGCGCGTGGTCGTGTACCTGCACCGCTACGAGGACCTGAGCTTCGCGGAGATCGGCGAGGTGCTCGGCATCAGCGAGGGGGCTGCCAAGCTCCGGGCCTTCCGGGCGTACGGGCAGCTCCGCGTCGCCCTCGCCGACCTCGTCCGGGAGGACTCCCCGTGA
- the msrA gene encoding peptide-methionine (S)-S-oxide reductase MsrA: MKLFLLLGIAVVVFAAAQLVSSPARAGRAAGDGQIGNPSVGTRPGNVGRGTPLVASGKNQLAIFAQGCFWGVEERLRKVPGVVATAVGYTGGKTQHPTYEDVSSHRTGHAEAVLVEFDPSRVGYGELLAFFWKTHDPTSGDRQGPDRGSQYRSAIFTFGPEQQAAALASRAEEQRRLADPITTEIAPAGQFWIAEDYHQQWDEKHGALSCPVPHRARAK, from the coding sequence GTGAAGCTCTTCCTGCTCCTCGGCATCGCCGTCGTGGTGTTCGCCGCGGCCCAGCTCGTGAGCTCCCCCGCGCGCGCCGGACGCGCCGCAGGTGACGGCCAGATCGGCAACCCGAGCGTGGGGACGCGCCCGGGGAACGTGGGGCGCGGAACGCCGCTCGTGGCGAGCGGGAAGAACCAGCTCGCCATCTTCGCTCAGGGTTGCTTCTGGGGCGTCGAGGAGCGCCTCCGCAAGGTGCCGGGGGTGGTGGCGACGGCGGTCGGCTACACGGGCGGGAAGACCCAGCACCCCACCTACGAGGACGTGTCCTCGCACCGGACCGGGCACGCCGAGGCGGTCCTCGTCGAGTTCGATCCGAGCCGGGTCGGCTACGGCGAGCTGCTGGCGTTCTTCTGGAAGACCCACGACCCGACGAGCGGCGACCGGCAGGGGCCGGATCGCGGCAGCCAGTACCGCTCCGCGATCTTCACCTTCGGCCCGGAGCAGCAGGCCGCCGCCCTCGCCTCGCGCGCCGAGGAGCAGCGGCGCCTCGCCGACCCGATCACCACGGAGATCGCTCCGGCGGGCCAGTTCTGGATCGCGGAGGACTACCACCAGCAGTGGGACGAGAAGCACGGCGCCCTCTCCTGCCCCGTGCCGCACCGGGCGAGGGCGAAGTAG
- a CDS encoding molybdopterin-dependent oxidoreductase, with translation MTSSRRRFLATGLRAAGTLALGGLACDGARPHAGFLGLMERANERLQRALFDPRRLAPELPEEDESPPGAFPAYKISRRFPVAPAGWALAVRGLVARPLTLTLAELRRLPATRTRVRHHCVEGWSAVASWDGVRLAEVARLAGVDPRARYVEFRSFDSGYWSSWDLESALHPQTILAYGMNGAPLRLEYGAPLRLYSAVKLGYKMVKYLTEVSFLPVKTGGYWEDQGYEWFAGV, from the coding sequence ATGACCTCGTCCCGGCGCCGCTTCCTCGCGACCGGCTTGCGGGCCGCCGGAACGCTCGCGCTCGGCGGGCTGGCGTGCGATGGCGCCCGCCCCCACGCCGGGTTCCTCGGGCTGATGGAGCGGGCGAACGAGCGGCTCCAGCGCGCGCTGTTCGATCCCCGGCGGCTCGCCCCCGAGCTCCCCGAGGAGGACGAGAGCCCACCGGGCGCCTTCCCGGCGTACAAGATCTCCCGGCGGTTCCCCGTCGCGCCAGCCGGCTGGGCGCTCGCGGTGCGGGGCCTCGTCGCGCGGCCCCTGACGCTGACGCTCGCGGAGCTGCGGCGCCTCCCCGCGACGCGCACGCGCGTGCGCCACCACTGCGTCGAGGGGTGGTCCGCGGTCGCGTCATGGGACGGCGTGAGGCTCGCCGAGGTCGCGCGGCTCGCCGGCGTCGACCCGCGGGCGCGCTACGTCGAGTTCCGCTCGTTCGACTCCGGGTACTGGTCGTCCTGGGACCTCGAGAGCGCGCTCCACCCGCAGACGATCCTCGCCTACGGGATGAACGGCGCGCCCCTGCGCCTCGAGTACGGCGCCCCCTTGCGCCTCTACTCGGCCGTGAAGCTCGGCTACAAGATGGTGAAGTACCTCACGGAGGTGAGCTTCCTGCCGGTGAAGACCGGGGGCTACTGGGAGGACCAGGGGTACGAGTGGTTCGCGGGCGTGTGA
- a CDS encoding cytochrome b/b6 domain-containing protein: MARPAQPWLIRATHWVNLVLFTVMAGSGLRILAAYPSLGPRAGEYGWYPLQGAAPPEALTIGGWLAGARHWHFAFAWLFVANALAYAAYLLASGEWRRRLFFPRRDARNAWGTLLHDLRLRKEAPPPVGLYNGMQRLTYTGVLATAPLLVLSGLAMYKPVQLPRLTALLGGYDAARAIHLLVLAALALFTVVHVVQVLLHPRTLAGMTVGRGAGPEEPR, from the coding sequence ATGGCTCGTCCTGCACAGCCCTGGCTCATCCGGGCCACCCACTGGGTGAACCTCGTCCTCTTCACGGTCATGGCGGGGAGCGGGCTCCGGATCCTGGCCGCCTATCCCTCCCTGGGGCCGCGGGCCGGCGAGTACGGCTGGTATCCCTTGCAGGGCGCGGCGCCGCCCGAGGCCCTGACGATCGGCGGCTGGCTCGCCGGCGCACGCCACTGGCACTTCGCCTTCGCCTGGCTGTTCGTGGCGAACGCGCTCGCCTACGCGGCCTACCTGCTCGCGAGCGGCGAATGGCGGCGGAGGCTGTTCTTCCCGCGGAGGGACGCCCGCAACGCCTGGGGCACCCTCCTGCACGACCTCCGCCTCCGCAAGGAGGCTCCGCCGCCGGTCGGCCTCTACAACGGGATGCAGCGGCTCACGTACACGGGGGTCCTCGCGACGGCCCCGCTCCTCGTCCTGTCGGGGCTCGCCATGTACAAGCCGGTGCAGCTGCCGCGCCTCACCGCGCTCCTCGGCGGCTACGACGCCGCCCGCGCCATCCACCTGCTCGTGCTCGCGGCGCTCGCGCTCTTCACGGTCGTCCACGTCGTGCAGGTGCTGCTGCATCCGCGGACGCTCGCGGGCATGACCGTGGGCAGGGGCGCAGGTCCCGAGGAGCCCCGATGA
- a CDS encoding DUF417 family protein, with protein MEKRSPADVERRIAKIETAGTAILRYGVVFLLVVIGGLKFAEFEAKAIQPLVANSPFMGWLYGILSVQGVSNLVGCTEIATGALMASRRFSPLASAIGSAIAIGIFTTTLSFLFTTPGGLSPQGPAFGFLVKDVVLLGASVYTCGEALRAARARSPSRSGLVKPAPQAAS; from the coding sequence ATGGAGAAGCGAAGCCCAGCGGACGTCGAGCGGCGCATCGCGAAGATCGAGACGGCGGGCACCGCCATCCTGCGCTACGGAGTCGTGTTCCTGCTCGTCGTCATCGGCGGCCTGAAGTTCGCGGAGTTCGAGGCGAAGGCCATCCAGCCGCTCGTCGCGAACAGCCCGTTCATGGGCTGGCTGTACGGCATCCTGAGCGTGCAGGGGGTCTCGAACCTCGTCGGCTGCACCGAGATCGCGACGGGAGCCCTCATGGCGTCGCGGCGCTTCTCGCCCCTGGCGTCGGCGATCGGCAGCGCCATCGCGATCGGCATCTTCACGACGACGCTCTCGTTCCTCTTCACCACGCCCGGCGGCCTCTCGCCGCAGGGGCCCGCGTTCGGCTTCCTCGTGAAGGACGTGGTCTTGCTCGGCGCCTCGGTCTACACGTGCGGTGAGGCCCTGCGCGCGGCCCGCGCCAGGTCGCCGAGCCGCTCGGGCCTCGTGAAGCCCGCGCCCCAGGCGGCGTCGTGA
- a CDS encoding response regulator: MKRARILVVDDDPTHLVCTKELLEAEGYEVFVHTGAFGATQQVMVRDPDLVLVDVNMPGLSGEGLVAVLRGRDPTRRARILLHSSNDEEALRAAARRLSIDGYVPKGDPRELRRRVAAVLASHGRAG, translated from the coding sequence ATGAAGCGTGCCAGGATCCTGGTCGTCGACGACGACCCGACGCACCTCGTCTGCACGAAGGAGCTGCTCGAGGCGGAGGGGTACGAGGTCTTCGTCCACACGGGCGCCTTCGGGGCCACCCAGCAGGTGATGGTGCGCGACCCGGACCTGGTGCTCGTGGACGTGAACATGCCGGGGCTGTCCGGCGAGGGGCTCGTCGCGGTGCTCCGCGGCCGCGACCCGACCCGCCGCGCGCGCATCCTCCTCCACTCGTCGAACGACGAGGAGGCGCTCCGGGCCGCGGCACGGCGCCTCTCGATCGACGGCTACGTCCCGAAGGGCGATCCGAGGGAGCTGCGCCGCAGGGTCGCGGCCGTGCTCGCCAGCCATGGACGAGCCGGGTGA
- a CDS encoding HAMP domain-containing sensor histidine kinase — MELVAQRFFASPELEAVALVDEERPVGLLTRGRLLVKLARNFGRELYAKKPVTRIADLAPLVLLHDVPLATAVERALERDASAVYDEVIVVDGQGRYLGFSSVRELVREQGAALERTALEREAALARASDLEKVDRLRAQFLAHATHELRSPVNAIVALAELVRMACERGDLEHVRARLPMLLRAAATLRGTVNNILDLSKAEAGRMDVTVGPVNLAELVAEVAATARLLVGEKPVAVEVELPGAPSITSDAQKVRQILVNLVSNAAKFTARGAIRVTAVAEGEGGAAVSVRDTGCGIAEDDLPRLFVPFGQLEEAVTKSHEGPGLGLVITRSLTELLGGRVEVASRRGEGSTFTVHLPAAPPGSEP; from the coding sequence GTGGAGCTGGTCGCGCAGCGCTTCTTCGCCAGCCCGGAGCTCGAGGCCGTCGCCCTCGTCGACGAGGAGCGCCCCGTCGGGCTGCTCACCCGCGGGCGGCTCCTCGTGAAGCTTGCCCGCAACTTCGGCCGGGAGCTGTACGCGAAGAAGCCGGTGACCCGCATCGCCGACCTGGCGCCGCTGGTGCTGCTGCACGACGTCCCGCTCGCGACGGCGGTCGAGCGCGCGCTCGAGCGGGACGCGTCCGCGGTGTACGACGAGGTGATCGTCGTCGACGGGCAGGGCCGCTACCTCGGGTTCTCGTCCGTCCGGGAGCTCGTCCGGGAGCAGGGCGCCGCCCTCGAGCGCACCGCGCTGGAGCGCGAGGCGGCGCTGGCGCGCGCCAGCGATCTCGAGAAGGTCGACCGGCTCAGGGCGCAGTTCCTCGCGCACGCGACCCATGAGCTCCGCTCGCCCGTGAACGCCATCGTCGCGCTCGCCGAGCTGGTCCGGATGGCCTGCGAGCGGGGTGACCTCGAGCACGTCCGCGCGAGGCTTCCGATGCTGCTCCGCGCCGCGGCCACCCTCCGCGGCACCGTCAACAACATCCTCGATCTCTCGAAGGCGGAGGCGGGGCGGATGGACGTGACCGTCGGGCCGGTGAACCTCGCCGAGCTCGTCGCGGAGGTCGCGGCCACCGCGCGGCTGCTCGTGGGTGAGAAGCCCGTCGCGGTGGAGGTCGAGCTCCCGGGAGCGCCGAGCATCACCTCGGACGCCCAGAAGGTCCGCCAGATCCTGGTGAACCTCGTCTCGAACGCCGCGAAGTTCACCGCGCGAGGCGCGATCCGCGTGACGGCGGTGGCGGAGGGGGAGGGCGGCGCCGCCGTGTCGGTGCGCGACACCGGCTGCGGCATCGCCGAGGACGACCTCCCGCGGCTCTTCGTTCCGTTCGGGCAGCTGGAGGAGGCCGTCACGAAGTCGCACGAGGGCCCCGGGCTCGGGCTCGTCATCACCCGCTCGCTCACCGAGCTGCTCGGCGGGCGGGTCGAGGTGGCGAGCCGGCGCGGCGAGGGCAGCACCTTCACCGTCCATCTCCCCGCCGCACCCCCCGGGAGCGAGCCATGA
- a CDS encoding glycosyltransferase, with the protein MPIDPSVVLFAAAAVGLVFLTVQCAALRRHVRGPAPTPRRTPPMSILKPLCGLDDGLAANLASFAALEYPEYEVLLGLRCAGDRALPVAREAVRRFPGRFRIVFQRGEPGMNPKVNQLVTLAAAARHDVLVVSDSNVRVDRGYLAGIAALLEDDAVGLVTHPIAGVGEARVGSLLDHLHLAGSVAPGVVAAKRLVGRDIVVGKSMALRRRDLEALGGFEAVKDVLAEDYVMGLLVRRALGKRVAVGPRPIHNVSERRTVREFAARYARWSVLQRQAVGPLVYSAQALLNPVLLASAGTVVQPTLSSLGLLVTTCAAKAALDGASARALRPCGFGVRQLALVPAKDLVIGAAWIWGLLRRDVAWRGTRLIVRRGTRIEPPQAGGVECETVVRA; encoded by the coding sequence TTGCCGATCGATCCGAGCGTCGTGCTCTTCGCGGCCGCGGCGGTGGGACTCGTCTTTCTGACCGTGCAGTGCGCCGCGCTCCGGCGGCACGTGCGGGGGCCGGCCCCGACGCCGCGCCGCACCCCTCCGATGTCCATCCTGAAGCCGCTCTGCGGCCTCGACGACGGCCTCGCCGCGAACCTGGCCTCGTTCGCGGCGCTCGAGTACCCCGAGTACGAGGTGCTGCTCGGCCTGCGCTGCGCCGGCGATCGCGCCCTGCCCGTCGCGCGCGAGGCGGTGCGACGGTTCCCGGGGCGCTTCCGGATCGTGTTCCAGCGCGGCGAGCCCGGCATGAATCCGAAGGTGAACCAGCTCGTCACCCTGGCGGCCGCCGCGCGGCACGACGTGCTCGTGGTCTCCGACTCGAACGTCCGGGTCGACCGCGGGTATCTCGCCGGGATCGCGGCGCTGCTGGAGGACGACGCCGTCGGCCTCGTGACGCATCCCATCGCGGGCGTGGGAGAGGCGCGGGTCGGGTCCCTCCTCGACCACCTTCACCTCGCCGGCTCCGTGGCCCCAGGCGTCGTCGCCGCGAAGCGGCTCGTCGGGCGCGACATCGTGGTGGGCAAGTCGATGGCGCTCCGGAGGCGCGATCTGGAGGCGCTCGGCGGCTTCGAGGCGGTGAAGGACGTCCTCGCGGAGGACTACGTGATGGGGCTGCTCGTGCGCCGCGCGCTCGGCAAGCGCGTCGCGGTCGGCCCCCGGCCGATCCACAACGTGAGCGAGCGCCGCACCGTCCGCGAGTTCGCGGCGCGCTACGCCCGGTGGAGCGTGCTCCAGCGGCAGGCGGTCGGGCCGCTCGTGTATTCGGCGCAGGCGCTCCTCAACCCCGTCCTGCTCGCCTCGGCGGGCACGGTCGTCCAGCCGACGCTGTCGTCGCTCGGGCTCCTCGTCACGACCTGCGCCGCGAAGGCCGCGCTCGACGGGGCCTCGGCGCGGGCGCTCAGGCCGTGCGGCTTCGGCGTCCGCCAGCTGGCGCTGGTGCCGGCGAAGGACCTCGTCATCGGCGCCGCCTGGATCTGGGGACTCCTCCGCCGCGACGTGGCCTGGCGCGGGACGCGGCTGATCGTCCGGCGCGGCACGCGCATCGAGCCCCCGCAGGCCGGCGGGGTCGAGTGCGAGACGGTGGTGCGCGCGTGA
- a CDS encoding P-II family nitrogen regulator, with protein sequence MKRIEAIIRPSKLEDVRRLLSHPWISAMTVSEVRGAGRQKGHAELYRGAEYVIDLIPKLKLEIVLPDPLVDRVVADLESWLRTGRIGDGKIFVEPLDDAVRVRTGERGEDAL encoded by the coding sequence ATGAAGAGGATCGAGGCCATCATCCGGCCGTCGAAGCTGGAGGACGTGAGGCGGCTGCTGTCGCACCCCTGGATCTCGGCGATGACCGTCTCGGAGGTGAGGGGCGCCGGCCGTCAGAAGGGGCACGCCGAGCTCTACCGCGGCGCCGAGTACGTGATCGACCTCATCCCGAAGCTGAAGCTCGAGATCGTGCTGCCCGACCCGCTCGTCGACCGCGTGGTCGCGGACCTCGAGTCGTGGCTGCGCACCGGCAGGATCGGCGACGGGAAGATCTTCGTGGAGCCCCTGGACGACGCCGTGCGCGTGCGCACCGGCGAGCGGGGGGAGGACGCGCTGTGA